A window of Dickeya zeae NCPPB 2538 contains these coding sequences:
- a CDS encoding LacI family DNA-binding transcriptional regulator has protein sequence MNKKRITSIDVARSAGVSPSAVSRTYSAPGKVSQATRSRVLAAADALGYRPNALARALVNSGRQGSGIVAVVMGEFDNPFQPWLFNLLTQALQQHGLVPMLVSVTEHCDIRARLQQALSWQVEAAIISAGSLSQETTERCLELSLPMVLMGREDKRETVTAVLSDNRLAGELAADHLMSQGLTRLAYIAGRHDGQASLERLAGFRQRLISRGLPEPIVADNPDYAYHSGYRAMCQLQQQYPSVEGVFCACDALAFGALDALRLNGDANCKVIGCDDTPQAAWEGYRLTTVRQPVELLVEHVIRHLQQVLRGEAQHGDTVRIAPTLVVR, from the coding sequence ATGAATAAGAAGCGCATTACCTCGATTGATGTTGCCCGTAGCGCCGGCGTTTCCCCCTCGGCGGTGTCGCGCACTTATTCTGCGCCGGGAAAAGTCAGCCAGGCAACCCGCTCACGGGTACTGGCGGCCGCCGATGCACTCGGCTATCGCCCCAACGCACTGGCGCGCGCGCTGGTCAATTCCGGGCGGCAAGGCTCCGGCATCGTGGCGGTGGTGATGGGGGAATTCGATAACCCGTTCCAGCCCTGGTTGTTTAATCTGCTAACGCAGGCGCTGCAACAACATGGGCTGGTGCCGATGCTGGTCAGCGTCACCGAACACTGTGACATCCGCGCCCGACTGCAACAGGCGTTGTCGTGGCAGGTGGAAGCGGCGATTATTTCTGCCGGTAGCTTATCGCAAGAAACCACCGAACGCTGTCTGGAACTGTCACTGCCGATGGTGCTGATGGGACGTGAAGATAAGCGTGAAACCGTCACCGCCGTGCTGTCTGATAACCGGCTGGCCGGTGAACTGGCGGCTGATCACCTGATGTCACAGGGGCTGACCCGGTTAGCCTACATCGCCGGTCGTCATGATGGACAAGCCTCGCTGGAACGACTGGCGGGCTTTCGTCAGCGCCTGATCAGCCGTGGCTTGCCGGAGCCGATCGTCGCCGATAACCCGGATTACGCCTACCACAGTGGCTACCGCGCTATGTGCCAGTTACAGCAACAATACCCCTCGGTGGAAGGCGTATTCTGCGCCTGCGATGCGCTGGCTTTTGGCGCGCTGGACGCCCTGCGGCTCAACGGCGACGCGAACTGTAAAGTGATCGGTTGCGACGACACCCCGCAGGCCGCCTGGGAAGGCTACCGGTTGACCACGGTGCGTCAGCCGGTTGAGTTGCTGGTAGAGCACGTGATACGTCATCTGCAACAGGTGTTACGCGGTGAGGCACAACACGGTGACACCGTTCGTATTGCACCCACACTGGTCGTGCGCTAA
- a CDS encoding MFS transporter, protein MTGPRALFWLASAAFFMQSLDTTMLYVAVPAIARALHQPVLRMEPIVMAYVITVVAFTPINSWLSQHLGERRTCLAALTIFTGGALLCFHADSALQLGLGRFIQGTGGALLLPVIRTQVLRYTPADTRLSFLNRMTLLGMFGTLTGPLLGSLLTDGLSWRAIFIAPVPLALLCLWLAWRILPTDTSTRVSTCRVSMRHLLPLVGILLTVTLLLAAAPRHLLSLPVIVLLGLACTLCTLFYLRSDLPGREALLPVSLFSIRSFYVGVWGGVLTRLLLASLPVVISLVVQTSLGLPPATAGLIMLLFSLGALLAKLVFEPLIRWLGYRNVLMYGTLLASALVLLLGLAIQHRLLPVIGVCAVAIGLMTALLHSAESTLACCHLCSDTYNSGNNIMILSQLIAVMLSMALTFPALRLFSQWEPLLNINHFSLLLLLLGTGLPLSCLLFRHLSHEEGKTLLTP, encoded by the coding sequence ATGACGGGCCCACGCGCACTCTTCTGGCTGGCTTCGGCGGCGTTCTTCATGCAATCGCTGGACACCACCATGCTGTACGTCGCCGTACCAGCGATAGCCCGTGCGCTGCACCAGCCCGTCTTGCGTATGGAACCGATCGTCATGGCTTACGTCATCACCGTCGTGGCCTTTACCCCGATTAACAGTTGGCTGAGCCAGCATCTGGGAGAGCGGCGTACGTGTCTCGCCGCCCTGACCATCTTCACCGGCGGCGCACTGCTGTGCTTTCATGCTGATTCCGCGCTCCAACTGGGTTTGGGGCGGTTTATTCAGGGAACCGGCGGCGCGCTACTGTTGCCGGTGATCCGCACACAAGTGCTGCGATACACCCCCGCCGATACCCGGTTGTCCTTCCTTAACCGTATGACGCTGCTCGGCATGTTCGGCACCCTGACGGGCCCGCTGTTGGGTAGCCTGCTGACCGACGGGTTATCCTGGCGGGCTATTTTTATCGCGCCAGTCCCCCTGGCGCTGCTGTGCCTGTGGCTGGCGTGGCGCATTCTGCCGACGGATACGAGCACCCGCGTCAGCACCTGCCGGGTGTCGATGCGTCACCTGCTGCCACTGGTCGGCATTCTGTTAACGGTAACCTTGTTATTGGCCGCGGCACCGCGGCACCTGCTGTCGCTGCCAGTCATCGTGCTGTTGGGTCTGGCCTGTACCCTTTGCACGTTATTTTACCTGCGCAGTGACCTGCCGGGGCGCGAAGCGCTGCTGCCGGTGTCCCTGTTCAGCATCCGTTCTTTTTATGTCGGGGTATGGGGTGGTGTGCTCACCCGCTTACTGCTGGCCTCGCTGCCGGTAGTGATATCACTGGTGGTTCAGACCTCGCTCGGGCTGCCGCCCGCGACCGCCGGTCTCATCATGTTGCTGTTTTCCCTCGGCGCGCTGCTGGCCAAGCTGGTGTTCGAACCGCTGATTCGCTGGCTGGGTTACCGCAATGTGCTGATGTACGGCACGCTGCTGGCCTCAGCCCTCGTGCTGCTGCTCGGCCTCGCCATTCAGCACCGCTTACTGCCGGTGATTGGCGTCTGCGCTGTCGCTATCGGCCTGATGACCGCGTTGTTGCACTCAGCGGAAAGCACGCTGGCCTGCTGCCACCTGTGCAGCGACACCTACAACAGCGGCAATAACATCATGATCCTCAGTCAGTTGATTGCCGTCATGCTCAGCATGGCGCTGACCTTCCCGGCGTTGCGGCTGTTTTCCCAATGGGAACCACTACTGAACATCAACCATTTCAGCCTGCTGTTGCTACTGCTCGGCACCGGATTACCGCTGAGTTGCCTGTTGTTTCGCCATCTCAGCCACGAAGAAGGGAAAACGCTGCTGACCCCTTAG
- a CDS encoding 4Fe-4S dicluster domain-containing protein encodes MENYTRRRFIAIMGSALAVSGSGLPVAAQETALPTTGVRPVKYGILHNELRCIGCKACMTACRKTNQVPEGVTRLNIIQTVDIPATDTTKPIKQFFRQSCQHCDNPPCVSVCPTGASFKDALTGIVDVNDKRCVGCRYCIAACPYHVRFINPVTNTADKCNFCRETNLAAGKKPACVEICPTKALVFGDLNDPDSDISKMIKSNPIYRSKVYLGTGPNLYRIPGKYGESDHA; translated from the coding sequence ATGGAAAATTATACCCGACGCCGTTTTATTGCCATTATGGGCAGCGCGCTGGCCGTTTCCGGCAGTGGCCTGCCAGTGGCCGCACAGGAAACGGCATTACCGACCACTGGGGTGCGACCGGTAAAATACGGCATTTTGCACAACGAGCTGCGCTGCATCGGCTGCAAAGCCTGCATGACCGCCTGCCGTAAAACTAATCAGGTACCGGAGGGCGTCACCCGGCTGAATATCATACAAACCGTCGATATCCCCGCCACCGATACCACTAAACCCATTAAACAGTTCTTCCGTCAGTCCTGCCAGCACTGCGATAACCCGCCTTGTGTGTCTGTCTGCCCAACCGGGGCCTCATTCAAAGATGCGCTGACCGGCATTGTCGATGTCAACGACAAACGCTGCGTCGGTTGTCGCTACTGCATCGCCGCCTGCCCATACCACGTGCGCTTTATCAACCCGGTAACCAACACCGCAGATAAGTGCAATTTCTGTCGGGAAACCAATCTGGCGGCAGGCAAAAAACCGGCCTGCGTCGAAATTTGCCCGACCAAAGCGCTGGTGTTTGGTGATCTCAACGATCCGGACAGCGATATTTCGAAAATGATCAAAAGCAACCCTATCTACCGCAGCAAAGTCTACCTGGGTACCGGCCCTAACCTTTACCGCATACCGGGTAAATACGGAGAAAGCGATCATGCATAA
- a CDS encoding FMN-binding protein yields MKKSSITLLGCLLLIAGVAVAEDQFKAGTYSATGQGIGGDVTVTLDIDAKGVVQKATIDAPDETPEVGGEAAKELAKTMTEKKTINVDGVSGATMTSGAVHDASQAAYAKAKAN; encoded by the coding sequence ATGAAAAAAAGTTCCATCACATTATTGGGTTGCCTGTTGCTGATAGCTGGCGTGGCCGTCGCTGAAGACCAATTCAAAGCCGGTACCTACTCAGCGACCGGACAAGGTATCGGTGGTGACGTCACCGTCACTCTGGATATCGATGCCAAAGGCGTCGTGCAAAAAGCCACTATCGATGCCCCAGACGAAACCCCGGAAGTCGGCGGCGAAGCGGCCAAAGAGCTGGCCAAAACCATGACCGAGAAAAAGACCATCAATGTCGATGGGGTTTCCGGCGCCACCATGACCAGTGGCGCGGTGCATGACGCCTCGCAGGCGGCTTACGCCAAAGCCAAGGCGAACTGA
- a CDS encoding MBL fold metallo-hydrolase, whose protein sequence is MELDILGSGEAYDSQRVNAAIRVSENGFQLLVDCGPTVPQALWQRQTAPDDLNAIYITHAHPDHVLGLTTWLNWCESCGRTAPLTIIAPRQQLPQLQRLADFAFWPAGRPLFTLHWQDSESLSELGPWHCQTAPTRHSVPNRALYLSAKQGSLFYSGDGQLTPAAATLLAQADLALVECFSPQATGNAWHGNWPQVQTLARKPGAQLGLYHVQQSQKAALQQAIAASSAIFLPEQGDRAHCHDGHWHIIRGSGHE, encoded by the coding sequence ATGGAGCTTGATATTCTTGGCAGCGGTGAAGCCTACGACAGCCAACGGGTTAACGCCGCAATACGGGTCAGCGAAAACGGGTTTCAATTGCTGGTGGATTGCGGTCCGACAGTTCCGCAGGCACTGTGGCAACGCCAGACCGCACCGGACGACCTCAACGCCATCTATATTACCCACGCCCATCCCGACCATGTCCTCGGCCTGACGACCTGGCTTAACTGGTGCGAATCTTGCGGGCGTACCGCACCGTTGACGATCATCGCACCACGTCAGCAACTCCCGCAGTTACAGCGTCTGGCGGATTTCGCCTTTTGGCCGGCCGGTCGACCGCTGTTTACCCTTCACTGGCAGGATAGTGAAAGCCTGAGCGAACTGGGGCCATGGCATTGCCAGACGGCACCGACCCGCCACTCGGTACCTAACCGGGCGTTGTATCTGAGCGCTAAGCAGGGGTCATTGTTCTACAGCGGTGACGGTCAGTTGACGCCCGCCGCGGCCACACTGCTGGCGCAAGCGGACCTGGCGCTGGTGGAGTGTTTTTCACCGCAGGCAACCGGCAACGCCTGGCACGGCAACTGGCCGCAGGTACAGACGCTGGCGCGTAAACCAGGTGCACAACTGGGGTTGTACCATGTGCAACAGTCGCAAAAAGCGGCACTGCAACAAGCTATCGCCGCCTCATCCGCTATTTTTCTCCCCGAACAGGGCGACCGGGCGCACTGTCATGACGGCCACTGGCACATCATCAGAGGGTCTGGACATGAATAA
- a CDS encoding ABC transporter ATP-binding protein — MSELRLHQVTKHYGRQTVLHGIDLHIRQGELVVFVGPSGCGKSTLLRTIAGLEEQDSGQILLGDDDISRQPPGLREMAMVFQSYALYPHMTVAENMGFALKMAGERRPVIAEKVAQVAEMLQLTPLLERKPGALSGGQRQRVAIGRAIVRKPRLFLFDEPLSNLDAKLRTHTRVQLKALHQQLAATMIYVTHDQVEAMTLADRIVVLHEGRIAQIGTPEELYHQPATTFVAGFIGTPEMNFFQLSSGQTLSPWLQRLARDERAVTLGVRPDAFEITSSIPTFQVDLVENLGAQYHLHGHIIHEPGIKLVVESRSAARIGQELALQVVAERCHWFDIDGQRLPSPAHTGKQETVHGA; from the coding sequence ATGAGTGAATTACGATTACATCAGGTCACCAAGCACTACGGTCGCCAGACGGTGCTGCACGGCATCGATTTGCATATCCGTCAGGGAGAATTGGTGGTGTTCGTCGGCCCATCCGGCTGTGGCAAATCAACCCTATTGCGGACCATCGCCGGGCTGGAAGAACAAGACAGCGGCCAGATTCTGCTGGGTGACGACGATATCTCGCGCCAGCCGCCAGGCCTGCGGGAAATGGCGATGGTGTTTCAATCTTATGCGCTTTACCCGCACATGACCGTGGCGGAAAACATGGGGTTCGCGCTCAAGATGGCCGGTGAACGACGCCCTGTGATTGCCGAGAAAGTGGCACAGGTCGCAGAGATGCTACAACTCACACCGCTACTGGAGCGTAAACCCGGTGCGCTTTCCGGCGGGCAACGCCAACGGGTAGCGATTGGTCGCGCCATCGTGCGTAAACCGCGCCTGTTTTTGTTCGACGAACCACTGTCTAATCTGGATGCGAAACTGCGCACCCATACCCGGGTGCAGTTAAAAGCCCTGCACCAGCAGTTAGCTGCCACCATGATTTACGTCACCCACGACCAGGTCGAGGCGATGACGCTGGCTGATCGCATCGTGGTATTGCACGAAGGACGTATCGCGCAAATCGGCACACCGGAAGAGCTGTATCACCAGCCCGCCACGACCTTTGTCGCCGGGTTTATCGGCACGCCGGAAATGAACTTTTTTCAGTTATCGTCCGGTCAAACATTATCGCCGTGGCTGCAACGACTGGCGCGCGACGAACGCGCGGTGACCCTCGGCGTTCGCCCGGACGCCTTTGAGATAACCAGCAGTATTCCAACCTTTCAGGTGGATCTGGTGGAAAACCTGGGGGCGCAATATCACCTGCACGGCCATATCATCCATGAACCTGGCATCAAACTGGTGGTGGAAAGCCGTAGCGCGGCGCGTATCGGTCAGGAGCTGGCGTTGCAGGTGGTAGCGGAACGCTGCCACTGGTTTGATATCGATGGACAGCGTTTACCCTCACCCGCGCATACCGGGAAACAGGAGACTGTGCATGGAGCTTGA
- the nrfD gene encoding cytochrome c nitrite reductase subunit NrfD, translating into MHNAFHFPSLVWDWPIAVYLLLVGISSGMMVLTLLFRRYLPAENQHTNPLIAATAIIAPLSVIVGLVILIFHLARPITFWYLMVFYNPHSIMSLGVMLFQVYMLVMFLWIASLYRQPLLAWSERRLPGALHAVLNRVIAWVTRYLRPVENVLLVLALLLGCYTGFLLSALKSFPLLNNPVLPVLFLVSGVTSGVAVLMMVGASASSQQYCPHTLHLLHKLEKPIALVELFLLFAFFTGLLLGGGQKLVAAQVALSGFWGGVFWIGIIVIGMLVPLAAGSVPAMQRRIAFLPRLTASLTLLGVFLLRLFVLYAGQMTVA; encoded by the coding sequence ATGCATAACGCCTTTCACTTTCCTTCGCTGGTATGGGACTGGCCCATCGCCGTTTACCTGCTGCTGGTAGGAATTTCCTCGGGAATGATGGTGCTGACGTTACTGTTTCGCCGCTATCTGCCCGCAGAAAATCAACACACTAATCCGTTGATAGCCGCCACGGCGATCATCGCGCCGCTGTCGGTCATCGTCGGATTGGTGATCCTGATTTTCCACCTCGCCCGCCCCATTACCTTCTGGTATTTGATGGTGTTCTATAATCCCCATTCCATCATGTCGCTGGGGGTGATGCTGTTTCAGGTGTACATGCTGGTGATGTTCCTGTGGATTGCCAGCCTGTACCGCCAACCGCTGCTGGCCTGGAGTGAACGCCGGTTGCCGGGCGCGTTACACGCGGTGCTCAACCGGGTTATCGCCTGGGTGACTCGCTACCTGCGTCCGGTAGAAAATGTCTTGCTGGTGCTGGCGTTGTTGCTCGGTTGCTATACCGGCTTTCTGCTCTCGGCGTTGAAATCCTTTCCACTGCTGAACAATCCAGTACTGCCGGTGCTGTTTCTGGTGTCCGGCGTCACCTCCGGCGTCGCGGTACTGATGATGGTCGGTGCCTCGGCGAGCAGCCAGCAATACTGCCCGCACACCCTGCATCTGCTGCACAAACTGGAAAAGCCGATCGCGCTGGTTGAACTGTTTTTGCTCTTTGCCTTTTTTACTGGCCTGTTATTAGGCGGTGGGCAGAAATTGGTCGCGGCACAGGTAGCGTTGAGCGGATTCTGGGGCGGCGTGTTCTGGATCGGTATTATCGTCATCGGCATGCTGGTGCCGCTGGCGGCAGGCAGTGTACCGGCGATGCAACGCCGTATCGCGTTCCTGCCGCGCCTTACCGCCAGCCTGACGCTGCTGGGTGTCTTCCTGCTGCGGCTGTTCGTGCTGTACGCCGGTCAGATGACGGTAGCCTGA
- a CDS encoding LysR family transcriptional regulator — MISIKRALYYHELVRKGSFTRAAKSLNISQAFLSQEISRLEQELERKLINRTTRQFALTPFGEAFDEKIKPLIREYYDVEQFVQSYEESQDGALMVGVIPIFNRLKYYDVFTSFQKQHPNIELSFIDGVSSDLLEKVRNAEIHVSLSTPFDDYLQDPLFNHTIFLDDNLVAVMAADHPLAGQDSLTLEQLAQERPIVPQKGTGEHAAVSAAFNRAGLEETCFRECSNLDIIMDLVMHHGGVVFLCTSVAGSLKGYDIAIRPVATPIIRTFAVSYLKRSAGIPMVRRFLDFMERHHPTLRG, encoded by the coding sequence ATGATAAGTATCAAGCGAGCACTTTATTACCATGAGTTGGTCCGCAAAGGGAGTTTTACCCGTGCCGCCAAATCTCTCAATATCTCTCAGGCCTTTCTTTCTCAGGAAATATCCCGACTGGAACAGGAGTTAGAACGAAAACTGATTAATCGCACCACCCGCCAGTTTGCGTTAACGCCATTCGGCGAAGCGTTTGATGAAAAAATCAAACCACTGATTCGCGAGTATTACGACGTAGAACAATTTGTGCAATCGTACGAAGAAAGTCAGGATGGTGCCCTGATGGTCGGGGTGATTCCTATCTTCAACCGGCTGAAATACTACGATGTCTTTACGTCATTTCAGAAGCAGCACCCGAATATCGAGTTATCGTTTATTGATGGCGTCAGCAGCGACTTGCTGGAAAAGGTCAGAAATGCCGAGATTCATGTGTCGCTCTCCACGCCATTCGATGATTATTTGCAGGACCCACTGTTTAATCACACCATCTTTCTGGATGACAATCTGGTGGCGGTGATGGCCGCCGATCACCCGCTGGCAGGGCAAGACAGCCTGACGCTGGAGCAACTGGCGCAGGAGCGGCCGATTGTGCCGCAAAAAGGTACCGGCGAGCATGCGGCGGTGTCGGCGGCGTTCAATCGTGCCGGGCTGGAGGAGACCTGCTTTCGTGAGTGCAGCAATCTCGACATCATTATGGATCTGGTGATGCACCACGGCGGCGTAGTCTTTCTGTGCACCTCGGTGGCGGGGAGCCTGAAGGGGTACGATATCGCTATTCGCCCGGTCGCTACGCCGATCATCCGTACGTTTGCTGTCAGCTATCTCAAGCGTAGCGCGGGCATTCCGATGGTGCGCCGTTTTCTGGATTTCATGGAGCGCCATCACCCGACGCTACGTGGGTAA
- a CDS encoding alpha/beta hydrolase → MRTPPLKMILLSSIIITAAAQVPHTMAADNTHELTLTPRQPSVKLISDVVYAQVPMRGYANVALKMDILQPEAKSPQPAVLFITGGGFINANKDNYIQQRLKMAEAGYVVASMEYRVAPTVLFPAPLEDVKSAIRYLRANASKFGIDTNHVAVFGASAGGYLAAFAGTSNGDKQFDRGEHLDQSSQVQAVIDFYGLSDLTRVGEGFPDAVVQKHASASSTEAIWVNGTSVFNEGGPITRFPEKTAAANPINYISKNTPPFLIMHGSADTVVSPHQTDMLHKALIAHGINSTYYVVKGAEHGGIYWVQPEIMQKVLQFLDRQLKPSSVGSH, encoded by the coding sequence ATGCGTACCCCACCCCTCAAAATGATACTGTTATCTTCCATTATCATTACCGCAGCCGCTCAGGTTCCCCATACGATGGCAGCAGACAACACACATGAACTGACGCTGACCCCGCGTCAGCCGTCGGTTAAACTGATTTCCGACGTGGTTTACGCGCAGGTGCCGATGCGCGGCTATGCTAACGTCGCGTTAAAGATGGATATTCTCCAGCCGGAAGCCAAATCACCGCAGCCCGCCGTGTTGTTCATCACCGGCGGCGGCTTCATCAACGCCAATAAAGACAACTATATCCAGCAACGGCTGAAAATGGCGGAAGCGGGTTACGTGGTCGCCAGCATGGAGTACCGCGTGGCACCCACCGTACTGTTCCCCGCCCCGCTGGAGGACGTGAAATCCGCCATTCGCTATCTGCGCGCCAATGCGAGCAAATTCGGCATTGATACGAATCATGTGGCCGTGTTCGGTGCCTCAGCCGGTGGCTATCTGGCGGCATTCGCCGGTACCAGCAACGGCGACAAGCAATTTGACCGTGGTGAACACCTGGACCAAAGCAGTCAGGTACAAGCGGTGATCGATTTCTATGGCCTGTCAGACCTGACCCGCGTCGGTGAAGGCTTCCCGGATGCAGTGGTACAGAAACACGCGTCGGCGTCCTCAACCGAAGCTATCTGGGTCAACGGCACTTCGGTGTTCAATGAAGGCGGCCCGATTACCCGCTTCCCGGAAAAAACCGCCGCCGCCAACCCGATCAACTATATCAGCAAGAACACACCGCCTTTTTTAATCATGCACGGTAGCGCCGATACGGTAGTTTCCCCTCATCAGACCGACATGCTGCACAAGGCGCTGATAGCCCATGGCATCAACAGCACCTATTACGTGGTGAAAGGCGCGGAGCATGGCGGCATTTACTGGGTACAGCCAGAAATCATGCAGAAAGTGCTTCAGTTTCTGGACCGTCAGTTGAAGCCATCATCGGTTGGCAGTCATTAA
- a CDS encoding carbohydrate ABC transporter permease, with amino-acid sequence MHFDSRWQRWLLLLPAATLLLLLTLYPIGQMLLYSFSKVDYAAASRSWVGLDNYRQLFADWFFTTSLKNTLLFSVGSSLLQVLLGLVLALLLYRHFPGRQWVLSLLIYPMMISTLVCSAIWRVWFHYDFGLLNNCLTALGLMPQPWLSSPHLALWSLMLVDIWQWTPMACLIILAGLQVIPKDILEAAQSDGANGWKRLWYVTLPLIRQPLMLALLLRSIDTFKLFDKVYALTGGGPGYATETLSLYIYQQGFKFFNLGLASAGAVIMLLFAAAMSLVYAWQLLRGGKSA; translated from the coding sequence ATGCATTTTGACTCCCGCTGGCAACGCTGGCTGCTGCTCCTGCCCGCCGCCACGTTACTGCTACTGCTGACGCTCTACCCCATCGGCCAGATGCTGCTTTACTCCTTCAGCAAGGTCGATTATGCCGCCGCCAGCCGCAGTTGGGTCGGGTTGGACAACTATCGCCAATTGTTCGCCGACTGGTTTTTTACCACCAGCCTGAAAAACACCCTGCTGTTTTCAGTCGGCAGTTCACTGTTGCAAGTGCTGCTGGGGCTGGTATTAGCGTTATTACTGTACCGCCATTTCCCCGGTCGCCAGTGGGTGTTGAGCCTGCTGATTTACCCCATGATGATCTCCACGCTGGTGTGTTCAGCCATCTGGCGCGTGTGGTTTCATTACGATTTTGGCCTGCTGAATAATTGCCTGACCGCGCTGGGGCTGATGCCGCAACCGTGGCTATCCAGCCCGCATCTGGCGCTGTGGTCGCTGATGTTGGTGGATATCTGGCAGTGGACGCCGATGGCCTGTCTTATCATTCTCGCCGGGTTACAGGTAATCCCCAAAGACATACTGGAAGCGGCGCAAAGCGACGGCGCCAATGGCTGGAAACGGCTGTGGTACGTCACGCTGCCACTTATCCGCCAACCTCTCATGCTGGCGCTGCTGCTGCGCTCCATCGACACCTTCAAGCTGTTCGACAAAGTGTACGCCCTGACCGGCGGCGGCCCCGGTTATGCGACCGAAACCCTGTCGCTGTACATCTATCAGCAAGGCTTTAAGTTTTTTAATCTGGGGCTCGCCAGCGCCGGGGCAGTCATTATGCTGCTGTTCGCCGCCGCCATGAGCCTGGTCTACGCCTGGCAGTTACTGCGTGGAGGGAAAAGCGCATGA
- a CDS encoding carbohydrate ABC transporter permease, giving the protein MRLPFWLTALRALALAIALLFFTLPILWMVAAAFKSTAEFSSLSSPFWPQQWTLTHLKSLLDNGVGARLLNTLWVAAGATALSLITGFMAAYTLARHRFPARLDSLFLLLVLLIKMMPPMVVAIPLYSLLKSLHLLNSLAGLMLAYQVYTLPFCIWMLLSFIRDVPLSLEEAAAMDGAGLWRRLRYIVLPVCAPGLVATAIFTLIMAWNEFLFALLYLQTPQQFTLPLFIANFMTENQIYWGELMSIGLLSSLPVLLVAGFVQRYLLRGFAVSQK; this is encoded by the coding sequence ATGAGACTCCCCTTCTGGCTGACGGCACTACGTGCCCTGGCGCTGGCTATCGCGTTGCTGTTTTTCACCTTACCGATCCTGTGGATGGTGGCAGCGGCGTTTAAGTCCACCGCGGAATTCTCTAGCCTTTCCAGTCCGTTCTGGCCGCAACAGTGGACACTCACTCACCTCAAGAGCCTGCTGGATAATGGCGTTGGCGCACGGCTGCTTAATACCCTCTGGGTCGCGGCGGGTGCCACCGCGTTATCGCTGATAACCGGTTTTATGGCTGCCTATACGCTGGCACGCCACCGCTTCCCGGCACGACTGGATAGCCTGTTCCTGCTGTTGGTGCTGTTGATCAAGATGATGCCGCCGATGGTGGTGGCCATCCCGCTGTATTCGTTGCTCAAATCGCTGCACCTGCTCAACAGTCTGGCCGGGCTGATGCTGGCGTATCAGGTCTACACCCTGCCGTTTTGTATCTGGATGCTGCTCAGCTTTATCCGCGATGTGCCGCTGTCGCTGGAAGAAGCCGCCGCGATGGACGGTGCCGGGCTGTGGCGACGGCTGCGTTACATCGTGCTGCCGGTGTGTGCTCCCGGTCTGGTCGCCACGGCGATCTTCACCCTGATCATGGCCTGGAACGAATTCCTGTTTGCCCTGCTGTATCTGCAAACCCCACAGCAATTCACGCTGCCGCTGTTTATCGCCAACTTCATGACTGAAAACCAGATCTATTGGGGAGAACTGATGAGCATCGGGTTGCTGTCTTCGCTGCCGGTGTTGCTGGTGGCGGGCTTTGTTCAACGTTATTTGCTGCGCGGCTTCGCCGTCAGCCAGAAATAG